One region of Oceanispirochaeta sp. genomic DNA includes:
- a CDS encoding SMP-30/gluconolactonase/LRE family protein: MQTWLAVEGSKKTQLGEGPLWDDKNQVLYFVDIEGKNIRRYDPESRREDVLPAPQRVGSLFLDTDSNLLAALEDGIYYADKWKPAHQKIKIKGDRFNDGKTGPDGCIYAGTIGKAKEAAFYKLTPGGEISELFSGITCSNGLDWSLDEKTMYYIDTPTLKIDAFDFDGTLTNRRTIYEFGSGEGFPDGMCIDMNGILHVALWTGRAMVSIDPISGRKIETTSLPSSKITCMAFGGTDMKTMYITIADIDNGTLLTESLAGQLLSRKYHSPGRVCYRFG, from the coding sequence ATGCAAACATGGTTGGCAGTTGAAGGCAGTAAGAAAACTCAGTTAGGTGAGGGACCTTTGTGGGATGATAAAAATCAGGTTCTTTATTTTGTAGATATTGAAGGTAAAAACATCCGACGATACGATCCTGAATCCAGGAGGGAAGACGTTCTGCCGGCTCCGCAACGAGTGGGCAGTCTATTCCTGGATACAGATTCAAATCTTCTTGCCGCTCTTGAAGATGGAATCTATTATGCCGACAAATGGAAACCGGCCCATCAGAAAATCAAAATAAAAGGGGATCGGTTTAATGACGGAAAAACCGGGCCTGATGGATGTATTTATGCTGGGACCATCGGTAAAGCAAAAGAAGCAGCCTTCTATAAACTGACACCAGGAGGCGAGATCAGCGAGTTATTCAGTGGTATCACCTGTTCCAATGGTCTGGACTGGTCACTCGATGAAAAAACAATGTATTACATCGATACACCCACCCTGAAAATAGACGCTTTTGATTTTGATGGTACTCTGACCAACAGGAGAACCATTTATGAGTTTGGCAGCGGAGAAGGTTTTCCGGATGGCATGTGTATAGATATGAATGGCATTCTGCATGTTGCCTTGTGGACAGGCAGGGCCATGGTCAGCATCGATCCCATCAGCGGCAGAAAGATTGAAACAACATCCCTTCCCAGTTCAAAAATCACCTGTATGGCCTTTGGTGGTACAGATATGAAAACTATGTATATTACAATTGCAGATATTGATAATGGTACTCTCCTGACAGAATCGCTGGCAGGGCAGCTCTTATCAAGGAAATACCATAGCCCCGGCAGGGTTTGTTATCGCTTCGGGTGA